The bacterium genomic sequence CAATTATTCACATAAAAACAAGTAAAACCGAGCAAAAAAATTGTTTATGAGCTGTTGAGTGGAAAAATGTTGTTTAGATTTAAAAATATTTTAAACAAAACTTTTTGTTTTTGCTGTAACTTGTTGCTATCTCGTCAGATAAAAGTGCTATCGGGATGTTCGATTTTGCTTGACAAAATTTTCACAAACCAATAATTTCAAAAGCCTATGTTGAGTAAAGTATGAAAAAGTCACCAAAACAAAGGAGAGGGTCATGCCAGAAGAACTTAATCCATTCAAAATCGCGCAAAAGCAGCTCGATGAAGCTGCGGAGTTGCTGGGGCTCGATGAGGCTACTCATGAAATTTTAAGATGGCCTCGTCGGGAGTATCATTTCACAATCCCCGTGAGAATGGACGACGGCAGTGTGAAGGTATTCCACGGGTTCAGAGTCCAATACAATGATGCTCGTGGCCCATGCAAGGGCGGAATAAGGTGGCACCCCAATGAGACCATAGATACTGTCAGGGCTCTTGCTGCATGGATGACATGGAAAACAGCAGTAGTCGACATTCCTCTCGGCGGCGGTAAAGGTGGTGTGGTATGTAATCCTAAGGAAATGTCCGATGCGGAGAAAGAAAGGCTGGCTCGTGGCTATATGCGTCAGGTGGCGCACATTCTCGGTGTAACTAAGGATGTTCCCGCTCCCGATGTCTACACTACGCCACAGATAATGGCGTGGATGATGGACGAATACGAATCCATAGTCCATGAACATCATCCTGGTGTTATAACTGGTAAGCCAGTTCAGCTTTTTGGTTCTCAGGGTAGAGGCGATGCGACCGCAAGAGGTGGCATCTACGCAACACGAGAGGCTGCGAAAGCACTCGGAATAAAGCTTGAGGGTGCTACTGCGGCTATTCAGGGATTCGGTAATGCTGGTCAACACGCAGCACTCCTTGCCGAGGAAATTCTTGGTATGAAAATAGTAGCCGTATCCGATACTTCCGGCGCTATTTACAACCCGAATGGATTTGATGCCAAAAAACTCGTGGATTGGAAAATCAAAAACCGTAAAATAGCTACCTATCCTGAGGGCGAGAAACTTGATGAGGACCCTGTTGAGGCTAACAAGAAACTTCTCGAGCTTGAGGTTACAGTGCTTTTCCCAGCTGCTCTTGAGAATGTTATAACAACAGAAAACGCTTCGAGAATTAAGGCGAAGATTTCCTGCGAGCTTGCCAATGGTCCTACTACTCCTGAGGCTGACAAAATTCTTTACGAGAACGGCGTTTATGTTATCCCTGACTTCCTCGCTAATGCGGGTGGTGTTACTGTTTCTTACTTTGAGCAGGTTCAGGGTGCATACAACTTCTACTGGAAGCTCGAGGATGTCCACAAGCTTCTGGATGAGAAGATGACCGCCGCGTTCTGGGCTGTGCATAACACCAGCGTGGAGAAGAAAGTTCACCCAAGGCTGGCTGCATACCTCGTTTCGGTCCAGAGAGTTGTTGAGGCTATGAAGCTCCGAGGCTGGGTCTAATCTGAGTTCACGAAAGTCTGATGCTGTGAAGGTTGGGCTCCCCGATGGGGAGCCCTTTTGTTTTGGAAAAAGTTCGCAGCAGATGAATTAGCGCAACTTACTTCACAAGTTGTATCAAGCATTTGCCCTTTCTCTTGACAGGAATTAAAAATTCTTTATAGTTTCCAAAAAAGTATCAAAAGCAAGCAAAGGAGGTCAAGTGATAAGCGCGGTCGATTTCAGAAAAGGTTTAAAGATACTTTACAAAGGGGTCCCCTACGAAATAGTTGACTTCCAGCATTCACTTAGGGGTAGAGGCAGAGGTAAGGTCTGGGCGCGGATGAAAAACCTTAAAACGGGGAATGTGCTCGAGGAGACCTTTAGTTCGGAGGAGCAATTTGAGGTCCCCGACCTTGAGTCGAAGGATATGCAGTATCTTTACTCTGATGAAAACAACTATGTTTTTATGACTACCGATACATTTGAGCAGTTTTATTTCCCCAAGGAAACTATAGGGGATGCCAAGTGGTTCCTTAAGGAGGGCGAGGTTTACCACATCGTGCTCTGGAATGGAATGCCTCTAAGCGTTGAGTTGCCAGCTGCTGTAGTCCTAAAAGTAGTGGAGACCGAGCCAGCCGTAAGAGGAGATACAGTAAGCAATGTGACCAAAAAAGCCAAGCTTGAAACGGGACTTACCATTAAAGTCCCGCTGTTTATTAAGGAAGGCGACCTCGTTAAGGTCGACACGAGAACGATGTCCTATATAAGTAGGGCATAGTAGTATGTTTGCCAGAATAACGACCATAATAGCGCTGTTAAGCGTTCTTGCGGCTGGTTTCGTGGTAACTATGGTTGCCCTAAGTAGCGATTATATTGTTCTTAGGCGCGATGATTTCGATAAGCTCATAAACTACGCTGATTCACTCGAACGAAAACTCGAGCTAACGAAACTTGAGCTTAGCGTTTTAAAACGCAAAGTGCAAAAACTTGAGCTTCTCGCTGAAATGCGAACCCAAAAAGGGCGGTATCTCGTTGTGGATAGAGCTAAAGGTAAGTTCTGGATAAGGGACGGCAAATTCGTTATTTATGAAGGAGTATGTGGTGTTGGGAAGGGCGTTAAATGGATAAGGAATAAGAAATTTAATTTTGAAACCCCTGCTGGTGTTTATCATGTGAAGAGGAAGCTTTTGAACCCGTGGTGGATCCGACCTAACTGGTTCTGGTATGAAAGAGGGCTTGAGGTTCCCAAAAAGTGGATTCGATTTCCTAAAAACATTACATTCGAACGCGCTGTGGCGTTTTATAATTCACTTTCAAAGGAGGATAAACTTAGGGTTAGGGCTATACCCGGTTATCTTGGTAAGTATGTTCTCGACCTTGGAGGCGGAATTTTCATTCATTATAGTAAGCATAACAGAGGTGCCGTAAGCCACGGTTGTATAAGGGTTTCCGAGGAAGATTCAGAGATAATATGGAAACTCTTGGATGTCGGCGATCCTGTGTATATCTTTTAGGGAATAAAAATGCAGGGAGTTAATGATGCCTCTTTCACGAGTTCTTAGATTTTTCAACTTTCTTGCCAACGACATAGGTATAGACCTCGGCACAGTGAATACCCTTATCTGGGTTAAAGGGGAAGGCATAGTTCTTGCTGAACCGAGTATAGTAGCCGTTGAGGCGGAAACGGAGAAAATTGTTGCAATAGGCTCCGAGGCATGGGAGATGGTTGGCAGGACACCCGACTACATAAAAACGATTCGCCCGCTTAAAGATGGGGTGATAGCGGACTTCGACATAACCGAGCAAATGCTAAGGACACTTATAAAGCGCGTTATAAAGTCCCGCTTTCTCGTTAAGCCAAGGGTAGTCATATCGGTTCCTTCAGGCATTACTGAGGTCGAAAGGCGAGCCGTTGCTGATTCCGCTGAAAACGCTGGCGCGAGAGAGGTGTATCTTATAAACGAACCTATGGCAGCGGCTATAGGCATTGGCGTCCCGATTGAGGAACCGCGGGGGAACATGATAATAGATATCGGCGGCGGAACATCTGAGATAGCGGTTATATCGCTTTCCGGTATCGTTAGCAGTGCCACTATCCGAATAGCCGGCGACGAGATGAATGAGGCGATAATATCGTATATGAAGCGAAAGTATAACCTTCTTATCGGAGAGCAAACGGCCGAAAGCATCAAGCTTAGAATAGGCAGCGCTTTTGAAGACGACGATGAGCTTTCAATGGATGTTAAAGGTCGCGATCTGGTTGAGGGACTGCCTAAGGTAGTTAGGGTTACATCGTCTGAAATAAGGGAGGCGCTTGAAGAGCCTATATCTGCGATAATGCAGGCTATTCGTGGCGCGCTTGAGCAAACTCCACCCGAGCTCGCCGCAGACATCGTTGACCGAGGAATAATAATGACCGGCGGTGGTTCGCTTCTTAGGGGGCTCGATAAACGCATAAGTGTGGAAACTGGGCTTCCTACTTTCGTCGCTGATGACCCTCTAACTTGTGTTGTTAAAGGAACAGGGATGATATTGTCGAATTTCCCGAAGTACTATCAGATCCTTCAAAGAGAGAAAGTAGCTTCGTAATTTATGCTAAATCCGTGCTTTTTGAAAAGGGAAGGTGGGGAAATGAACTATCTTATAAAGGGTGGCAAGATTGTCGATCCATCTCAGGGTTTTGAGAGAATAGCCGACATACTTGTTATTGATGGTATTATAGAGTCTATTGATCCAGATTCGGTTCCTGATGATGTGGAGACTATTGATGCGTCGGGCAAGCTCGTTTTCCCGGGTCTTGTTGACATTCATGTTCACGCACGCGAACCGGGCGAGGAATACAAGGAAACTATAGAAACTGCTTCTATGGCTGCTGCAGCCGGTGGCTTTACAACGATAGTCACAATGGCTAACACAAAACCTCCCATCGATACTGCTGACCGTGTGCGATTCGTGTATGAAAGGGCTGAGAATGCTTCTGTTCATGTTTATCCGGTCGGAGCGGTTTCAAAAGAGCTTTCTGGGGAGCAACTCGCTGAGATGGCGGACATGGCTGAATCTGGTGCTGTAGCTTTCTCTGACGATGGGAACCCTATCGCAAACCCTGAGTTAATGAGAAATGCGCTCGCGTATGCTGACCAGCTCGAACTGCCTATATTGGTGCACGAGGTCGACCCAGTATTAGCATCTGGTGGACAGATACATGAGGGAGAAGCAGCGTCGATATCAGGATTACGAGGAATACCATCTCAGGCTGAAACAGCCATGATATTTCGCGACATAGAACTTCTCAAACTTTCTGGTGGAAGACTGCACATTCAGCATGTTACTGTTGAGGGCTCAGTAGAATTGATACGGCAGGCTAAACTTGCTGGAATGGCGGTAACATGTGAAGTAACGCCGCATCATCTTCTGCTGACTGATATGGATGTCGTTAATTCTGGTTTCGATTCGAACTTCAAAGTTATGCCTCCTTTACGCTCAGAAAGGGACAGACAGGCTTTGCTTGAGGCTTTGGTGGACGGCACGATAGACGCGATAGCTACTGACCACGCTCCGCATGCGCTTCACGAGAAGGACAATCCGTTTGAGATAGCACCATTCGGTATCGTGGGGCTCGAGACCGCTCTCTCACTTGTATGGACTAATTTCGTTGAAAAGGGCATTATATCGCCTATAAGGATGGTCGAGCTTATGTCGACGATGCCCGCGAAAATTCTTGAGTTACCCGCTGGTTCGCTCGCTAAAGGAATGGTTGCGGACATAACGGTTTTCGACCCCGATGCCAGATGGGTTGTTAAACCTGAAAACTTCTACTCGAGGTCGCGCAACACTCCTTTTGAAGGATTAGAGCTTAAAGGTAAGGTAGTCCTAACTATGGTTGCGGGCGAGATAGTTTACAAATCCCAAGCTGTTTAAGTTTCTTGCCCGCCCGCCATTTGATGTTGGTTTTAACCCATAAGCACAACCACTCTTTGTTCAAATAATTTGGAGCAGAATTAATTTAAATTATATTCTTATTCAATTGGTGTAAGCTTGGAGGTTTTTTAGTGAGAGCGAAGATTATAATAATTTTATTTTTGGTGGTTTTCGTGGGAGTTTGCGTTTCCGCAACACCTGTCTGGATGCGCCTGACTATGCCCAGAAGCGCAGTTGACTACGCTCTTGGTGGCGCTTTTCCTACGCAACTTAACAATCCAGCATTTCTATGCGATGCTAAACTTAATGCACGCGCGAGTTACATGATAAGATTCGGTGGCGAGACGGAAAACAATCTTTTTGTTTCGTACAGAACGGGAAATTTGGGCTTTTTCAGCAATTTGGGAATAAATTCGGTTAGTGATATTGAGGCGCGAACTCACGCTACAGAAAAACCGGACTACATTTTCGCTGCCAGACGCTTTGACTTTACATTAGGTGCGAGCGCATATTTCGGGAAATCGATAAAGGTGGGGGCGTCCGTTAAGTATGTTTACGAGAAAGTAGAGTTCTTTCGTGCTGAGGGTGTATTGTGGACACTTGGTGCATTGGCTGAGAGAGACAGACTTTGGTTTGGCGCTACTCTGGAGAATGTTGGCAAGAAAATAAAGATGAAAGAGTTTTATTATTCTCCACCGCAGATTCTGAGATCTTTTATTGGTTATAAGCTGGGATTTGCTGCTGTTGGTTTATCCTACTGTTATTTACCGGAGGCTCCAGATTTTGCAGCCTTAGGAGCAAAGTTCTCGCCGTTAGAACAGTTAAGACTTTACGGGAGTTTTGTGTTTCCGCACGACAGCAGGAGTTTTGCGCTGGGAATGTCGTTTTTGTGGCGAGATTTTAGCGTAAATTATTCCATCGCCTCTATGAAAAACCTTGGCATTGCCCACAACTTCGGAATAAGCTACTCTTATGACCGCAAAGTCAGTCCAAATAAATAGGATAATTTTACTCCTGCCTTTGTTGATTCTATCCTCGCTTTTCGCGGATGCCACAAAGTATCAATGGGTTATACCGGGACACACTACAATCACATCATCCTTCGGTGAGTTCAGACATCTACACTTTCACGGCGGGATAGATGTGCGGGCTGCCGAAGGTGTTCCAATTTTGGCTCCCGCCGATGGCTGGGTTAGCAGAGTTTCCGTTTCGCCATGGTTTTACGGCAAGGCACTCTATTTCAGCTTTGATGACTCATTTACGGCAGTTTTTGGACACCTATCCCGTTTTGCCGAGCCAATAAGTAGAAAAGTTTTAAGAAAACAGTATAAATATCGCAAGTATTGCATTGATTTGCTTTTTAAGCCTGATGAGCTCGCTTTCAAAAAAGGTGACACTATCGGTTTTACTGGTGGCACTGGTGCAGGAAAACCTCATCTTCACTTTGAACTGCGAAAAAACGGAACAACAGTTGTGAATCCAAAAGTTTTGGGATACGATATTTACGATAAGATATCCCCGATAATAAAGGATGTGGCGCTAATTCCTCTTTCGGGTGATTGTTGGATTGAAGAGCAGCTTTTACCAATAGTGATTTCCTCGTCAGATAGCATTGGCACTATTGAGCACCCTGTAAGGTTCTGGGGAAAAATAGGCGTTGAGGCGTCATTTTATGAC encodes the following:
- a CDS encoding Glu/Leu/Phe/Val dehydrogenase, encoding MPEELNPFKIAQKQLDEAAELLGLDEATHEILRWPRREYHFTIPVRMDDGSVKVFHGFRVQYNDARGPCKGGIRWHPNETIDTVRALAAWMTWKTAVVDIPLGGGKGGVVCNPKEMSDAEKERLARGYMRQVAHILGVTKDVPAPDVYTTPQIMAWMMDEYESIVHEHHPGVITGKPVQLFGSQGRGDATARGGIYATREAAKALGIKLEGATAAIQGFGNAGQHAALLAEEILGMKIVAVSDTSGAIYNPNGFDAKKLVDWKIKNRKIATYPEGEKLDEDPVEANKKLLELEVTVLFPAALENVITTENASRIKAKISCELANGPTTPEADKILYENGVYVIPDFLANAGGVTVSYFEQVQGAYNFYWKLEDVHKLLDEKMTAAFWAVHNTSVEKKVHPRLAAYLVSVQRVVEAMKLRGWV
- the efp gene encoding elongation factor P, which codes for MISAVDFRKGLKILYKGVPYEIVDFQHSLRGRGRGKVWARMKNLKTGNVLEETFSSEEQFEVPDLESKDMQYLYSDENNYVFMTTDTFEQFYFPKETIGDAKWFLKEGEVYHIVLWNGMPLSVELPAAVVLKVVETEPAVRGDTVSNVTKKAKLETGLTIKVPLFIKEGDLVKVDTRTMSYISRA
- a CDS encoding L,D-transpeptidase: MFARITTIIALLSVLAAGFVVTMVALSSDYIVLRRDDFDKLINYADSLERKLELTKLELSVLKRKVQKLELLAEMRTQKGRYLVVDRAKGKFWIRDGKFVIYEGVCGVGKGVKWIRNKKFNFETPAGVYHVKRKLLNPWWIRPNWFWYERGLEVPKKWIRFPKNITFERAVAFYNSLSKEDKLRVRAIPGYLGKYVLDLGGGIFIHYSKHNRGAVSHGCIRVSEEDSEIIWKLLDVGDPVYIF
- a CDS encoding rod shape-determining protein, coding for MPLSRVLRFFNFLANDIGIDLGTVNTLIWVKGEGIVLAEPSIVAVEAETEKIVAIGSEAWEMVGRTPDYIKTIRPLKDGVIADFDITEQMLRTLIKRVIKSRFLVKPRVVISVPSGITEVERRAVADSAENAGAREVYLINEPMAAAIGIGVPIEEPRGNMIIDIGGGTSEIAVISLSGIVSSATIRIAGDEMNEAIISYMKRKYNLLIGEQTAESIKLRIGSAFEDDDELSMDVKGRDLVEGLPKVVRVTSSEIREALEEPISAIMQAIRGALEQTPPELAADIVDRGIIMTGGGSLLRGLDKRISVETGLPTFVADDPLTCVVKGTGMILSNFPKYYQILQREKVAS
- a CDS encoding dihydroorotase → MNYLIKGGKIVDPSQGFERIADILVIDGIIESIDPDSVPDDVETIDASGKLVFPGLVDIHVHAREPGEEYKETIETASMAAAAGGFTTIVTMANTKPPIDTADRVRFVYERAENASVHVYPVGAVSKELSGEQLAEMADMAESGAVAFSDDGNPIANPELMRNALAYADQLELPILVHEVDPVLASGGQIHEGEAASISGLRGIPSQAETAMIFRDIELLKLSGGRLHIQHVTVEGSVELIRQAKLAGMAVTCEVTPHHLLLTDMDVVNSGFDSNFKVMPPLRSERDRQALLEALVDGTIDAIATDHAPHALHEKDNPFEIAPFGIVGLETALSLVWTNFVEKGIISPIRMVELMSTMPAKILELPAGSLAKGMVADITVFDPDARWVVKPENFYSRSRNTPFEGLELKGKVVLTMVAGEIVYKSQAV